A region from the Canis aureus isolate CA01 chromosome 8, VMU_Caureus_v.1.0, whole genome shotgun sequence genome encodes:
- the ZSCAN32 gene encoding LOW QUALITY PROTEIN: zinc finger and SCAN domain-containing protein 32 (The sequence of the model RefSeq protein was modified relative to this genomic sequence to represent the inferred CDS: inserted 2 bases in 1 codon; deleted 1 base in 1 codon; substituted 1 base at 1 genomic stop codon), protein MCHCVRTSKKTTVWDSRWNLGVFPRDHRVFPLCCFNSNFPQCSVPSPQSSVFVPSGLEIKNKTKKENQKWDGLGQAEAKKTLWRKSSETFWRPEPKRGQKGEPLLRGQWRCPAGEQEGRPPSQERWSQQILRAGEKACAHVLSLGDGSWGSPCLHQPVAQVEKSSKCQQCGKSFSXGSYLVRHQRIHTGEKPHRCRECGKGFSERSNLTAHLRTHTGERPYHCGECGKSFNQSSSLIVHLQPESRTHTGEKPYQCTTCGKRFNNSSQFSAHRRGHTGQGPHPCAQCGKSFKISSRSSAQQKXHAGEKPSTCSGCEKSFPKNPVLIRQQGAHREDTLTPQEGTRAMRV, encoded by the exons GTATTTCCTTTATGCTGCTTTAACTCTAACTTTCCTCAATGCTCTGTTCCTTCTCCACAGTCCAGTGTCTTTGTTCCctcaggtcttgagatcaagaacaaaactaaaaaggaGAATCAGAAATGGGATGGTTTGGGGCAAGCAGAAGCGAAGAAGACCCTATGGAGAAAGTCTAGTGAGACGTTTTGGCGCCCTGAGCCCAAGAGAGGCCAGAAAGGCGAGCCTCTGTTAAGAGGGCAGTGGAGATGCCCTGCAGGGGAGCAAGAGGGGAGACCCCCATCCCAGGAGAGGTGGAGTCAGCAGATACTCCGTGCTGGGGAGAAGGCCTGTGCCCATGTCCTAAGCCTGGGAGATGGCTCTTGGGGCTCTCCCTGTCTCCACCAGCCAGTCGCTCAAGTGGAGAAATCATCGAAGTGCCAGCAGTGTGGGAAAAGCTTTAGTTGAGGTTCTTACCTCGTTCGGCACCAGAGAatccacacaggagagaagccTCACAGGTGCAGGGAATGTGGGAAAGGCTTCAGCGAGCGCTCCAATCTCACTGCCCACCTAAGGACACACACGGGGGAGCGACCCTACCACTGTGGGGAGTGTGGGAAAAGCTTCAACCAGAGCTCCAGTCTCATTGTACATCTTCAACCAGAG TCCAGGACCCACACTGGGGAGAAGCCTTACCAGTGCACCACCTGTGGGAAGAGATTCAACAACAGCTCCCAGTTCAGTGCTCACCGGCGAGGCCACACAGGGCAGGGCCCCCACCCATGTGCACAGTGTGGGAAAAGCTTCAAGATCAGCTCCCGTTCCAGTGCCCAGCAGAA ACACGCTGGGGAGAAGCCCTCCACGTGCTCTGGGTGTGAGAAAAGCTTCCCCAAGAACCCTGTCCTCATCCGCCAGCAGGGGGCACACAGAGAAGACACACTCACACCCCAAGAAGGGACACGGGCTATGAGGGTGTAG